The stretch of DNA GCGTTCGCCGAGGAAAGCGAACGCGAACACCGCGACCAGGACGAGGCTCAACTTGTCCACCGGCGCGACCTTCGCCGCATCGCCCAGTTGCAGTGCACGGAAGTAACACACCCACGACGCGCCGGTCGCCAGCGCGGACAACCCGAGGAAGAGCCACGTCTTGCGCGGCAGTGCGAGCGGGTCGGTCCATTTGCCGGTGAACCACACGAACGCGGTCAACACGATCGCGATGATGAACGTGCGCACGAGTGTGGCGACATCGGAGTCGACGCCCTCGACGCCGACCTTGGCAAAGATCGCCGTCAGCGCAGCGAACACCGCCGACAGCGCCGCCCAGAAGAACCAGCCACCTGAAGTGCTCACGCTGCATCGGCCTCCGTGCCGCCGCCCGGGGAAGGTACACGCGGTCCATCGAACGCGACGATGTGAATCACCTTTGTCCGCATGTTCGCCCGCGCGCCCGGAATCATCGTCACATGCTTGAGGCAGTTGGCCGATTCAACGTCGCATCAAGCGGCGAACTCGCGTACCTGGAACACATTGCCCTCGGGATCCATGGCATTGCACACGACGAACCCCGGACCCTGCCAGTTCTCGGAAAACACTTCGCCACCCAGCCCCGCCGCAATCTCTCGCGCCCGCGACAGACTGGGCACGGAGAAGAAGAACTTGAGCGCAGTCTTCTCTCGCCGCTCCGGCGGCGAAGCGATCACGATGTCCTTCGCGAT from Betaproteobacteria bacterium encodes:
- a CDS encoding EamA family transporter, with product MSTSGGWFFWAALSAVFAALTAIFAKVGVEGVDSDVATLVRTFIIAIVLTAFVWFTGKWTDPLALPRKTWLFLGLSALATGASWVCYFRALQLGDAAKVAPVDKLSLVLVAVFAFAFLGERPTLREWSGIGLVAVGVLLLAVKR
- a CDS encoding glyoxalase/bleomycin resistance/dioxygenase family protein, giving the protein RLAQFYEAVVGFRRLHESAELIVLQSPDIQLLVHAIPPHIAKDIVIASPPERREKTALKFFFSVPSLSRAREIAAGLGGEVFSENWQGPGFVVCNAMDPEGNVFQVREFAA